In Saccharomyces eubayanus strain FM1318 chromosome XIII, whole genome shotgun sequence, one DNA window encodes the following:
- the SRC1 gene encoding Src1p produces MHKYLVVTGKTISKVLSPNDNNVDGSPKNFIKTNDVQRQKGHISEESKPAKTRSFRSTSKKYIGMKCQFEREIFQTYKKFQRPIWLMFLLIVISKVIETKLKNYYKRKAKIEGLITQTMEKLKAQKLKSMSSSEENAYLSVVQLRDIFLSDIVDLKYKNQLWSQVVKFLEHNNSNIKSNLTEIRGDIMKCWEWIGPLEPNSPNDPLENKSLPKDETES; encoded by the exons ATGCACAAATATCTTGTGGTGACGGGAAAAACGATATCGAAAGTG ttaTCACCCAATGACAACAACGTTGATGGAAGTCCCAAAAACTTCATTAAAACCAATGACGTTCAGAGACAGAAGGGACATATTTCAGAAGAATCCAAACCCGCCAAGACGAGGAGTTTTCGGTCGACGTCCAAGAAATACATTGGAATGAAGTGTCAgtttgaaagagaaatcttccaaacatacaaaaaattccaaCGGCCGATTTGGCTGATGTTTTTACTAATTGTAATTAGTAAAGTAATTGAGaccaaattgaaaaattattataaGAGGAAGGCCAAGATCGAAGGACTAATTACGCAAACTATGGAGAAACTAAAAGCTCAAAAGCTCAAATCAATGTCCAGTTCAGAGGAGAATGCATATTTGAGCGTAGTCCAATTACGTGACATCTTCCTTTCGGATATCGTGGATTTAAAATACAAAAACCAACTATGGTCTCAAGTAGTAAAGTTTTTAGAGCACAACAATAGTAATATCAAATCCAATTTGACCGAAATACGCGGCGACATTATGAAATGCTGGGAATGGATAGGGCCGTTGGAGCCCAATAGTCCAAATGATCCACTGGAAAACAAATCATTACCCAAGGATGAAACGGAATCATAG
- the AMD1 gene encoding AMP deaminase gives MDNQATQKLNDLSLEPAPSHDELDGSGLIIDIDQRKIGDEQAGAVLDDETNPLEQQDSHDSLIADSRNANFSYHENQQLLENGTKQLALDEHDCHSAILEQPSHTTNCSSSNIAAMNKGYDSADHPSASTGAKPRTLSASAQHILPETLKSVAGTPAVVKPAHNSASYKMGMLADDASQQFLDDPSSELIDLYSKVAECRDLRAKYQTLSVQNDDQNPKNKPDWVVYPPPPKPSYNSDTKTVVPVANKPDADVFDFAKCEIPGEDPDWDFAINSDDSYVVHKANNTDELIAQIPTLRDYYLDLEKMVSISSDGPAKSFAYRRLQYLEARWNLYYLLNEYQETSVSKRNPHRDFYNVRKVDTHVHHSACMNQKHLLRFIKHKLRHSKDEKVIFRDGKLLTLDEVFRSLNLTGYDLSIDTLDMHAHKDTFHRFDKFNLKYNPIGESRLREIFLKTNNYIKGTYLADITKQVIFDLENSKYQNCEYRISVYGRSLDEWDKLASWVIDNKVISHNVRWLIQIPRLYDIYKKTGIVQCFQDTCKNLFQPLFEVTKNPQSHPKLHIFLRRVIGFDSVDDESKVDRRFHRKYPKPSLWEAPQNPPYSYYLYYLYSNVASLNQWRAKRGFNTLVLRPHCGEAGDPEHLVSAYLLAHGISHGILLRKVPFVQYLYYLDQVGIAMSPLSNNALFLTYDKNPFPRYFKRGLNVSLSTDDPLQFSYTREPLIEEYSVAAQIYKLSNVDMCELARNSVLQSGWEAQIKKHWIGKDFAKIGIDGNDVVRTNVPDIRINYRHDTLSTELELVNHFANFMKTIEE, from the coding sequence ATGGATAATCAAGCTACACAAAAGCTCAACGACCTATCGCTAGAGCCTGCTCCTTCGCACGACGAGCTAGATGGCTCAGGCCTGATCATCGACATCGATCAGAGAAAAATTGGTGATGAACAGGCGGGTGCCGTCCTGGATGACGAGACAAACCCCTTGGAACAGCAGGACTCGCACGATAGTTTGATTGCTGATTCCCGGAATGCCAACTTCTCGTACCATGAAAACCAGCAGTTGTTGGAGAATGGCACTAAACAGTTGGCCCTGGATGAGCATGATTGTCACTCTGCCATCTTAGAACAGCCTTCGCACACAACCAACTGTAGCTCTTCTAATATAGCGGCGATGAACAAGGGCTACGACTCCGCGGATCATCCTTCGGCAAGTACCGGGGCCAAGCCAAGGACCCTCTCTGCTAGTGCCCAGCACATCTTGCCAGAGACACTGAAGTCTGTGGCTGGCACCCCGGCCGTGGTTAAACCGGCACATAACTCGGCCTCATACAAGATGGGGATGCTGGCTGATGATGCCTCGCAGCAGTTTCTTGATGACCCCTCGTCGGAACTGATCGACTTGTACTCGAAAGTGGCCGAGTGTAGAGACCTAAGAGCTAAGTATCAGACCTTGTCTGTGCAAAACGATGATCAAAATCCGAAAAACAAACCAGATTGGGTGGTTTACCCACCCCCACCTAAACCTTCATACAATTCCGACACCAAGACCGTCGTCCCCGTGGCCAACAAGCCGGATGCGGACGTGTTTGATTTCGCCAAGTGTGAGATTCCGGGTGAAGACCCGGACTGGGACTTCGCCATCAATTCCGATGACTCGTATGTAGTTCACAAGGCCAATAACACCGATGAGTTGATTGCTCAGATCCCCACTCTGCGCGACTACTATCTGGACTTGGAAAAAATGGTCTCCATATCCTCCGACGGTCCTGCTAAGTCGTTCGCTTATAGAAGGCTACAATACTTGGAAGCACGCTGGAATCTGTACTATCTCTTAAACGAGTATCAAGAAACTAGTGTTTCTAAAAGAAACCCACACAGGGATTTCTATAATGTTAGAAAAGTGGACACTCACGTCCATCATTCTGCCTGCATGAATCAAAAGCATTTATTACGTTTCATTAAGCACAAATTGAGACATTccaaagatgaaaaagTCATTTTCAGAGATGGGAAACTTTTAACTTTGGACGAAGTGTTCCGTTCCTTGAATTTGACCGGCTACGATTTATCCATCGACACTTTGGATATGCATGCGCATAAGGATACGTTCCACAGATTCGACAAGTTCAACCTAAAATATAATCCTATTGGTGAATCCCGTTTAAGAGAAATCTTTTTAAAGACTAACAATTACATAAAAGGTACTTACCTGGCCGACATCACTAAGCAAGTCATATTTGATTTAGAGAATTCRAAATACCAAAACTGCGAGTACAGAATCTCCGTTTATGGTAGATCTCTTGATGAATGGGATAAATTAGCTAGCTGGGTCATCGACAACAAAGTCATTTCCCATAATGTTCGTTGGTTAATTCAAATTCCGAGGTTATATGatatttataaaaaaacaggCATTGTGCAATGTTTCCAAGATACTTGTAAAAATTTGTTCCAACCATTATTTGAAGTGACCAAAAACCCTCAATCTCATCCAAAACTGCACATTTTCTTACGTAGAGTCATTGGGTTTGATTCTGTTGATGACGAGTCTAAAGTTGATCGTCGCTTCCATAGGAAATACCCCAAGCCATCGCTTTGGGAGGCCCCACAAAACCCTCCTTATTCCTACTACCTATATTATCTATATTCAAACGTTGCATCTTTGAATCAATGGAGAGCTAAGAGAGGGTTTAACACTTTGGTTTTGAGACCTCATTGTGGTGAAGCGGGTGATCCTGAACATCTGGTTTCGGCATACTTATTGGCTCATGGTATTTCCCATGGTATCTTATTGAGGAAGGTGCCATTTGTTCAATACTTGTACTATTTGGATCAGGTTGGTATTGCAATGTCACCATTATCTAATAATGCATTATTTTTGACTTATGACAAGAATCCATTCCCAAGATACTTTAAAAGAGGTTTAAACGTTTCTTTATCTACTGATGATCCTTTACAGTTTTCCTACACCAGAGAACCATTAATTGAAGAATATTCAGTTGCGGCGCAAATCTATAAACTGTCTAATGTGGATATGTGTGAGTTGGCAAGAAACTCTGTCTTGCAAAGTGGATGGGAAGCACAAATTAAGAAACATTGGATAGGGAAAGATTTTGCCAAGATTGGTATTGACGGCAACGATGTGGTCAGAACAAATGTTCCTGATATAAGAATTAACTACAGGCATGATACACTATCAACCGAACTGGAACTGGTTAACCATTTTGCcaattttatgaaaacCATTGAAGAATAG
- the NDC1 gene encoding Ndc1p, with protein MIQTPRELLNPRYTYHAIFSDVCKTRFNHLVTRLFFICSIIQSVCISLLALPHLPFWELALAFIPNLLILNLVSLLIIVTRKNYMHVKNFGFANSFTFALGQLLSMKFLVYQVVYTFGSFLLSLVLSTVFGRGGSGSRPYYRLFIWIIIPTIYNLQHQFTDADKLSFNCENFFQAPQDYVLERLKKIFGKSLILSVASLFVLPISTTIVFSSTTPGLFVSFTSGVASIIRLLMISCIIFITFEFINIAFDAHMSIGCLHKGKLISNLSSTPMGTLLSGLSSDKPFTKLTAYQELAYRATSLDPSLRAPIYSSKFRNNNGNTWSLILKECLKVIQENNETVMLYLRSIQDLSDSTSAMHHKKVDNLDYMYENGKLTSANERLFGNRPSMMAPLRNSDPLNESPNKLRVRTDDSVLLNRGNKKRPTSTYLQNDIDEARQTFNGSIFTHETTLMTAVRLICKKLKNSIMSFVFPSYAERQSYDEDNNYKTLPDKKHNSNRGQISVIDIWSISKKRQAEKLIPLPICHANSVVALTGLLIKSRTEDPKGGIIASVGDILKTLERSICALGEFADWDPESMAYNAAIQAQKTAQDRVQQDSEDEDGMKDTADMISVLYQLSTSAFMEIVLEYNVALNDVYLDADVAKLANWFLEVYTTGAPAAI; from the coding sequence ATGATACAGACGCCTAGGGAGTTGCTGAATCCACGGTACACGTACCACGCTATCTTCAGCGACGTGTGCAAGACCCGGTTCAACCATTTGGTAACGAGACTGTTTTTTATATGCTCAATCATCCAGAGTGTGTGTATTTCACTGCTGGCTTTGCCTCACTTGCCCTTTTGGGAGCTGGCGTTGGCATTCATTCCCAACCTGCTGATTCTTAATCTGGTTTCCCTATTGATTATTGTGACGAGGAAAAATTACATGCACGTGAAGAATTTTGGGTTTGCCAATTCATTTACTTTCGCGCTGGGCCAATTGTTGTCGATGAAGTTTCTTGTATACCAAGTTGTTTACACTTTCGgcagttttcttttgtcgTTGGTTTTGAGCACGGTCTTTGGACGTGGAGGCTCTGGCTCTAGGCCATACTACAGGCTGTTTATCTGGATAATTATACCCACGATCTATAATCTGCAACATCAATTCACTGATGCTGACAAGTTATCTTTCAACTGTGAAAACTTCTTTCAAGCTCCGCAAGACTACGTATTGGAGCGactcaagaaaatttttgggaAGTCACTAATCCTAAGTGTAGCCAGTTTGTTCGTATTGCCGATCTCCACCACAATTGTTTTCTCTAGCACGACACCAGGGTTATTTGTTTCATTTACGAGTGGCGTGGCATCTATCATAAGGCTGCTGATGATCTCCTgcattatcttcatcacttTCGAGTTCATCAATATAGCATTTGACGCACATATGTCCATTGGTTGTTTGCATAAGGGCAAACTAATTTCGAATCTATCGTCCACCCCCATGGGAACTCTGTTAAGCGGACTTTCTTCGGATAAGCCGTTTACCAAGTTGACTGCTTACCAAGAGTTAGCATATAGAGCAACATCGCTAGATCCATCATTGCGAGCACCAATATATAGTTCCAAATTCAGAAACAATAATGGTAACACGTGGTCGTTGATTCTTAAGGAATGCCTGAAGGTCATCCAGGAAAATAACGAGACAGTAATGCTGTACCTAAGATCCATACAGGATCTTAGCGACTCCACAAGCGCTATGCATCACAAAAAAGTGGACAACCTAGATTATATGTATGAGAATGGGAAGTTGACTAGTGCCAACGAAAGGCTTTTTGGTAACCGACCTTCAATGATGGCTCCATTGAGAAATAGTGATCCGTTGAATGAATCACCAAATAAGTTAAGAGTTAGAACAGATGACAGTGTGCTACTTAACCGcggaaacaaaaaaaggcCCACTTCTACGTATTTGCAAAATGACATAGATGAAGCTAGACAGACTTTCAATGGCTCTATATTCACCCACGAGACGACATTAATGACTGCTGTACGTCTTATATgcaagaaattaaagaacTCGATAATGTCATTTGTTTTCCCCTCATACGCAGAAAGGCAATCTTATGACGAAGATAATAACTACAAAACATTGCCAGATAAGAAACACAACTCCAACAGGGGCCAGATTTCAGTAATTGATATATGGTccatttccaagaaaagacaGGCTGAAAAGCTGATTCCACTACCCATATGCCACGCCAATAGTGTGGTAGCACTCACAGGACTGCTGATCAAATCAAGAACAGAGGACCCGAAGGGTGGCATCATTGCATCTGTCGGTGATATCCTTAAGACTTTAGAAAGGTCTATTTGTGCGTTGGGTGAGTTCGCCGATTGGGACCCAGAATCCATGGCGTACAACGCTGCTATCCAGGCACAAAAAACTGCTCAAGACAGAGTCCAACAGGACAGCGAGGACGAAGATGGCATGAAGGACACGGCGGACATGATAAGCGTTCTTTACCAACTGTCCACGAGCGCGTTTATGGAGATAGTGCTCGAGTACAACGTCGCATTGAATGATGTCTACTTAGATGCAGATGTGGCTAAACTAGCCAACTGGTTTCTAGAAGTGTACACCACTGGCGCACCCGCAGCTATATAA
- the RAD52 gene encoding recombinase RAD52 yields MNDTMDMDEKKPVFGNNSEDIQTKLDKKLGPEYISKRIGFGTSRIAYIEGWRVINLANQIFGYNGWSTEVKSVIVDFLDERQGKFSIGCTAIVRVTLTSGTYREDIGYGTVENERRKPAAFERAKKSAVTDALKRSLRGFGNALGNCLYDKDFLAKIDKVKFDPPDFDENNLFRPTDEISESSRSNTLHENHEQQQYPNKRRQLTKATTASVDSKSNLVKLENNADKGGPMMDPPTGTTNNNSNHPKPSDASKQDQDDLLDDSLMFSDDFQDDDLIDMGNTNNNVLPTDADPLLAKQSSNPNSNSEADKITFVTAKAATSVQNENHIGDENIFDPKYQAQSIRHTIDQTTSKHVPASAIKDKAMNSSRDSVYEKFAPKGKQINMKNNDKELGANVREPSGNQVPQEIAQNKSNTVTAAPATTTAPRFAPPSKVVHPNGSGAVAALPPQRSTRREVGRPKVIPLHARKPS; encoded by the coding sequence ATGAACGATACCATGGACATGGACGAAAAGAAGCCCGTTTTTGGGAATAATTCCGAGGATATACAAACCAAGTTGGACAAGAAGCTGGGCCCTGAGTatatttccaaaagaattGGGTTCGGGACTAGCAGGATCGCTTACATTGAGGGTTGGAGGGTGATTAATTTGGCGAACCAGATCTTTGGGTATAATGGCTGGTCCACGGAAGTGAAAAGCGTGattgttgattttttggACGAACGCCAGGGAAAGTTTAGTATAGGTTGCACAGCGATCGTTCGTGTCACATTAACCAGTGGGACTTACAGGGAGGATATTGGGTACGGTACTGTGGAGAATGAAAGGAGGAAGCCCGCAGCTTTCGAACGGGCTAAGAAATCTGCTGTCACGGATGCCTTGAAAAGGTCTTTGAGAGGGTTTGGGAATGCTTTGGGGAACTGTCTTTATGATAAGGATTTCCTGGCAAAGATTGATAAGGTCAAGTTCGACCCGccagattttgatgaaaataattTGTTTAGACCCACTGATGAAATCAGTGAAAGCTCAAGATCGAATACTTTGCACGAAAATCatgaacaacaacaatacccgaataaaagaagacaattGACTAAAGCCACAACCGCTAGTGTGGACTCAAAGAGTAATCTGGTGAAGCTAGAAAACAACGCCGACAAGGGCGGGCCTATGATGGATCCACCAACGGGCACCaccaataataatagcaatCATCCTAAACCCTCTGACGCATCCaaacaagatcaagatGATTTACTGGATGACTCTCTTATGTTCAGTGATGATTTCCAAGACGACGATCTGATAGATATGGGTAATACGAACAATAATGTATTACCAACCGACGCAGATCCGCTGTTGGCTAAGCAAAGCTCCAATCCAAACTCTAATTCAGAGGCGGATAAAATTACATTTGTCACTGCTAAGGCGGCAACCTCTGTTCAGAATGAAAATCATATCGGTGACGAGAACATTTTTGACCCAAAATATCAGGCTCAGTCCATCAGACACACCATCGATCAGACTACGTCCAAACACGTTCCAGCAAGTGCAATAAAGGATAAAGCGATGAATAGTTCGAGGGATTCTGTTTATGAAAAGTTTGCgccaaaaggaaaacaaataaacatgAAGAACAATGACAAAGAACTAGGCGCAAATGTGCGAGAACCAAGTGGAAATCAAGTACCGCAAGAAATTGCCCAGAATAAATCAAATACTGTCACCGCTGCGCCTGCTACCACCACTGCTCCACGGTTTGCGCCACCTTCAAAGGTAGTACATCCCAACGGGAGTGGTGCAGTAGCTGCGCTTCCGCCGCAAAGATCTACGAGAAGAGAAGTTGGCAGACCGAAGGTTATTCCATTACATGCACGCAAGCCTAGTTGA